A region of uncultured Draconibacterium sp. DNA encodes the following proteins:
- a CDS encoding PhoH family protein, with protein MLSKTKKSKIFVLDTNVILHDHTCIYQFQDNDIILPITVLEELDKFKRGNDLINFQAREFTRVLDEIVGDDIFNGGKSLGVGKGRLRIETGKPFSNELKASFREDIPDHRILAIADFTAKTYPRRKTVLISKDINLRMKAKSLGIQAEDYKTDQVTDENVLDKTITTFDNFDDIVIDQLYQQGSFAKADVKDFNPDANECYIFRGNQSSALARYDSKSERIYRVEKKSAYGIKPRNAEQTFSLNMLMDPEVRLIALTGKAGTGKTLLALAAAIEQHRQYEQILLARPIVALSNRDIGYLPGDANEKINPYMQPLFDNLAVIKHTFNPRSNEYQLIEEMVKEEKLNITPLAYIRGRSLSNAFFIIDEAQNLTPHEIKTIITRAGEGTKMVFTGDLWQIDSPYLDMKSNGLAYMVDRMRNQELFAHINLVKGERSYLAELASNLL; from the coding sequence ATGCTGAGTAAAACCAAAAAGAGTAAAATTTTCGTTCTCGACACCAACGTAATTTTACACGATCACACATGTATTTACCAGTTCCAGGATAACGACATTATCCTTCCGATTACAGTACTCGAGGAGCTGGACAAGTTTAAACGAGGAAACGACCTTATCAACTTTCAGGCACGCGAATTTACCCGGGTGCTCGATGAAATTGTTGGAGATGACATTTTTAACGGCGGGAAATCGCTCGGGGTAGGAAAAGGCCGGTTACGAATCGAAACGGGAAAACCGTTCTCGAATGAGCTAAAAGCTTCGTTTCGTGAAGATATCCCCGATCATAGAATCCTGGCTATCGCTGATTTTACAGCAAAAACTTATCCGCGCCGGAAAACGGTTCTGATTAGTAAAGACATTAACCTTCGGATGAAGGCCAAGTCGCTGGGAATTCAGGCGGAGGATTACAAAACCGACCAGGTTACCGATGAGAATGTGCTGGACAAAACCATCACTACCTTCGATAATTTTGACGATATTGTTATCGACCAGCTTTATCAGCAGGGTTCATTTGCCAAAGCCGATGTAAAAGATTTCAACCCCGATGCCAACGAATGTTACATATTCAGAGGTAACCAGTCGAGCGCACTGGCACGTTACGACAGCAAGTCGGAACGCATTTACCGGGTAGAGAAAAAATCGGCGTACGGCATAAAACCGCGAAATGCTGAACAGACTTTTAGTTTGAACATGCTGATGGACCCGGAAGTACGGCTGATTGCGCTTACCGGAAAAGCAGGAACAGGAAAAACATTGCTGGCTTTGGCTGCTGCAATTGAGCAACACCGCCAGTACGAACAGATCCTTTTGGCCCGTCCGATTGTGGCATTAAGTAATCGCGACATCGGTTATTTGCCCGGCGATGCCAACGAAAAGATCAATCCGTACATGCAACCGCTTTTCGATAACCTCGCTGTAATAAAACATACTTTCAACCCGCGAAGCAACGAGTACCAGCTTATTGAAGAAATGGTGAAGGAGGAAAAACTGAACATCACACCGCTGGCGTACATTCGTGGCAGAAGTTTGTCGAACGCCTTTTTTATTATCGACGAGGCCCAAAACCTTACCCCGCACGAGATTAAAACCATTATTACCCGTGCCGGCGAAGGAACAAAAATGGTATTCACCGGCGACTTGTGGCAGATCGACTCACCTTATCTCGATATGAAATCGAACGGACTGGCCTACATGGTAGACCGCATGCGAAATCAGGAATTGTTTGCACACATTAATTTGGTGAAAGGCGAACGTAGTTATTTGGCCGAACTGGCCAGTAACTTGTTGTAA
- a CDS encoding folylpolyglutamate synthase/dihydrofolate synthase family protein, with protein sequence MFQRTGPAAYKNSLENTLKLDEYYGHPHRKYRTIHVAGTNGKGSVSHMLASVLQAAGYKTGLYTSPHLKDFRERIKINGQMMPESAVVDWVSNFVTNNDLWKIQPSFFELTVAMAFDYFADQEIDVAIMEVGLGGRLDSTNIIEPDVSIITNIGLDHTNLLGDTLEKIAGEKAGIIKTGVPVVIGTTQAETAPVFNAKAQEVDTAIYFSDQEYNVAYSLLSMDGKQHLNVQKQGKDIFSELALDLLGQYQHKNIPPVLKAVDLLNEKGYKIAEDNLRAGLASVVATTGLLGRWQVIGNNPLTVCDTGHNEDGIKSIVKQLENTAYKQLHFIFGTVGDKDPGKVLALLPKQANYYFVKADIARAMDADELAKRAKEFGLAGEVYISVNEAYKKAQLVADKTDMIFVGGSTFVVAEVL encoded by the coding sequence ATGTTTCAGCGAACTGGGCCCGCTGCCTATAAAAACAGCCTGGAAAATACTTTGAAACTGGATGAATATTATGGTCATCCGCATCGGAAATACCGAACCATACACGTTGCCGGAACGAATGGGAAAGGATCCGTTTCGCATATGCTGGCTTCAGTGCTTCAGGCGGCCGGGTACAAAACCGGTTTATATACTTCGCCACATCTGAAAGATTTTCGTGAACGCATAAAAATTAATGGCCAAATGATGCCGGAATCGGCGGTGGTTGATTGGGTGAGTAACTTTGTAACTAACAATGATCTGTGGAAAATTCAACCTTCGTTCTTCGAACTGACGGTGGCTATGGCATTCGATTATTTTGCCGATCAGGAAATTGATGTGGCGATAATGGAAGTTGGGCTTGGCGGACGACTCGATTCTACCAATATTATTGAGCCCGATGTGAGTATTATTACCAATATTGGTTTAGATCATACCAACCTGCTCGGAGATACTTTGGAGAAGATTGCAGGAGAAAAAGCAGGAATTATAAAAACAGGTGTTCCGGTTGTAATTGGAACAACACAAGCGGAAACGGCTCCGGTTTTTAATGCTAAAGCGCAAGAAGTTGACACTGCAATTTATTTTTCCGATCAGGAATACAACGTGGCTTATTCGCTATTGAGCATGGATGGCAAACAGCACCTCAATGTGCAAAAGCAGGGGAAAGATATTTTTTCTGAATTGGCGTTGGATTTATTGGGCCAATACCAGCATAAAAATATTCCGCCGGTATTAAAAGCCGTTGATCTTTTGAATGAGAAGGGGTATAAAATAGCGGAAGATAATTTACGCGCAGGACTGGCAAGTGTGGTTGCAACTACAGGATTGCTGGGGCGGTGGCAGGTAATTGGAAATAATCCGTTAACGGTTTGCGATACCGGGCATAATGAAGACGGAATTAAATCGATTGTTAAACAGTTGGAAAATACAGCTTACAAGCAGTTGCATTTTATTTTTGGCACTGTTGGTGATAAAGATCCGGGGAAAGTTTTGGCACTTTTACCCAAACAAGCCAACTATTATTTTGTAAAAGCTGACATTGCAAGAGCCATGGATGCGGATGAACTTGCCAAAAGAGCAAAAGAGTTCGGATTGGCAGGTGAGGTGTACATATCAGTAAATGAAGCATATAAAAAGGCACAACTTGTTGCAGATAAAACGGATATGATATTTGTGGGGGGCAGCACCTTTGTGGTAGCAGAAGTACTTTGA
- a CDS encoding glutathione peroxidase: MKKLILINILLLAVITAFGQSSLHDFVVKDIEGNDFDLSTLKGKKVLVVNTASKCGLTPQFEQLQSVFEQYGGDDFVIIGFPANNFANQEPKSNSEIVEFCEMNYGVTFPMMSKISVKGDDMHPVYQWLTQKSKNGKQDSEVGWNFQKYLIDENGNLVDVIEPKVKPDDAKIISWIAN; the protein is encoded by the coding sequence ATGAAAAAGCTAATTCTTATAAACATTTTATTACTGGCTGTAATTACAGCCTTTGGGCAAAGTTCGCTACATGATTTTGTTGTAAAAGATATTGAAGGAAACGATTTCGATCTTTCCACATTAAAAGGGAAAAAAGTATTGGTTGTAAATACAGCATCGAAGTGTGGATTAACTCCGCAGTTTGAACAATTGCAAAGTGTGTTTGAGCAATACGGAGGCGACGATTTTGTTATTATTGGATTTCCGGCCAATAATTTTGCCAACCAGGAGCCCAAAAGCAACTCCGAAATTGTTGAATTTTGCGAAATGAATTATGGAGTTACATTCCCCATGATGTCGAAAATTTCGGTAAAAGGCGATGATATGCACCCGGTTTACCAATGGCTAACCCAAAAAAGTAAAAACGGAAAACAGGATTCGGAAGTTGGTTGGAACTTTCAGAAATACCTGATTGACGAAAACGGAAATTTAGTTGACGTAATTGAACCTAAAGTAAAACCTGATGACGCTAAGATTATTAGCTGGATCGCGAATTAG
- the mtaB gene encoding tRNA (N(6)-L-threonylcarbamoyladenosine(37)-C(2))-methylthiotransferase MtaB, with amino-acid sequence MDYKGKKAAFYTLGCKLNFSETSTIAGSFKEVGFDRVEFDEKADVYVINTCSVTNQGDKASRNIVRKAVKQNPNAMVIVVGCYSQLKPDEVGHIEGVDMVLGTQEKFHIPHYLGDLQKRETTEIKTTRLADIKNYHKAFSWGDRTRSFLKVQDGCDYYCSFCTIPYARGRSRNDNVVNTVKEAQKSVQKGYKEIILTGVNIGDFGKSTGENFLDLLKALEQVEGLERLRLGSIEPNLLKDEIIELVSNSKVIMPHFHLPLQSGSDEILSLMKRKYSTDLYRKRVERIREIVPHAFIGVDVIAGTNGETEKYFQESFDFLNSLEISQLHAFTYSERSGTQALKIPWKVDVEERKNRTQKYINLSEKKLRAFYEKHIGSSQTALFEAQKSQDNMHGFTENYIKVEVPYQEELVNKLGSVKLKSILPNGNVAVDFDA; translated from the coding sequence ATGGATTACAAGGGGAAGAAAGCTGCTTTTTACACATTGGGCTGTAAACTTAATTTTTCAGAAACGTCGACCATAGCCGGCTCTTTCAAAGAGGTTGGTTTTGATCGTGTTGAGTTTGATGAAAAAGCCGATGTGTACGTGATAAATACCTGTTCGGTTACCAACCAGGGCGATAAAGCCAGTCGTAATATTGTGCGCAAGGCCGTAAAACAAAATCCAAATGCCATGGTAATTGTGGTGGGTTGCTACTCGCAGCTAAAACCCGACGAAGTGGGTCACATCGAAGGTGTCGACATGGTGCTGGGAACACAGGAAAAGTTTCATATTCCCCACTATCTTGGCGACCTGCAAAAACGCGAAACCACCGAGATTAAAACAACTCGTTTAGCCGATATTAAAAATTACCACAAAGCATTTTCGTGGGGCGATCGCACACGTAGTTTCCTGAAAGTACAGGACGGTTGCGATTATTACTGTTCGTTTTGCACCATTCCGTATGCGCGCGGACGAAGCAGAAACGACAACGTTGTCAACACGGTTAAAGAAGCACAAAAATCAGTTCAGAAAGGCTACAAAGAAATTATACTTACCGGTGTAAACATTGGCGACTTCGGCAAATCTACCGGCGAGAATTTTCTTGATCTGTTAAAAGCACTGGAACAGGTAGAAGGCCTCGAACGACTGCGTTTAGGATCGATTGAGCCCAACTTACTAAAAGACGAAATTATAGAACTGGTATCCAACTCTAAAGTCATCATGCCGCATTTTCATTTGCCTTTGCAATCGGGCTCCGATGAAATTCTGTCGCTGATGAAACGAAAATACTCTACCGATCTGTACCGAAAACGTGTGGAACGTATTCGTGAAATTGTACCACATGCTTTTATTGGTGTTGATGTAATTGCCGGTACCAATGGCGAAACCGAGAAGTATTTCCAGGAATCGTTTGACTTCCTCAACAGTTTGGAAATTTCGCAATTGCATGCATTTACGTACTCGGAAAGAAGTGGAACGCAGGCGTTGAAAATTCCGTGGAAAGTAGATGTGGAAGAACGCAAAAACCGTACACAGAAATACATCAACCTGTCGGAGAAAAAGCTGCGCGCTTTCTACGAAAAACACATAGGCTCATCACAAACAGCACTTTTTGAGGCGCAAAAAAGCCAGGATAACATGCATGGGTTCACCGAAAATTACATTAAAGTGGAGGTGCCTTATCAGGAAGAACTGGTAAATAAGCTGGGCAGCGTGAAATTAAAGTCAATTCTGCCAAACGGCAACGTTGCTGTAGATTTCGACGCCTGA